In one Bordetella pertussis 18323 genomic region, the following are encoded:
- a CDS encoding N-acetylmuramoyl-L-alanine amidase has translation MPWITRAAPIACLLALAGCAARGPAGLDLDTSITAVSQSSRVRAVVLHYTSTGNENSLKILSERKVSAHYLITDTPRPRVYRLVDETRAAWHASISAWYDQSTMNSTSIGIELVNPGWTNGEGNWTRGGHGDTDSRHWAPYSDAQIETLIVLLRDIVARHGIAPENIVGHSDIAPQRKVDPGPLFPWQRLAQAGLGRWYDEAGAAAHLARLQTEGVPDIAWFQGQLARLGYATPQSGVLDTATRNVLAAFQMHYRPARHDGQPDAETAAIMLALR, from the coding sequence ATGCCCTGGATCACCCGCGCCGCGCCGATCGCCTGCCTGCTCGCCCTGGCCGGTTGCGCCGCGCGCGGCCCGGCCGGGCTGGACCTGGATACCTCGATCACGGCTGTCAGCCAGAGCAGCCGCGTGCGCGCCGTCGTGCTGCACTACACCAGCACGGGCAACGAGAATTCGCTGAAGATCCTCTCCGAGCGCAAGGTCAGCGCGCACTACCTGATTACCGACACGCCGCGCCCGCGCGTCTACCGCCTGGTGGACGAGACCCGGGCCGCCTGGCATGCCAGCATCAGCGCCTGGTACGACCAATCGACCATGAACAGCACGTCGATCGGAATCGAGCTGGTCAACCCCGGCTGGACCAATGGCGAGGGAAACTGGACGCGCGGCGGCCACGGCGATACCGACAGCCGGCACTGGGCGCCCTACTCCGACGCGCAGATCGAAACCCTGATCGTGCTGCTGCGCGACATCGTGGCGCGGCACGGCATCGCGCCGGAGAACATCGTTGGCCACAGCGACATTGCCCCGCAGCGCAAGGTCGACCCCGGCCCCCTGTTTCCATGGCAGCGGCTGGCGCAGGCGGGCCTGGGCCGCTGGTACGACGAAGCCGGCGCGGCCGCCCACCTGGCCCGCCTGCAGACCGAGGGCGTGCCGGACATTGCCTGGTTCCAGGGCCAATTGGCCCGCCTGGGATACGCCACGCCGCAATCCGGCGTGCTCGATACGGCCACCCGCAACGTGCTGGCCGCGTTCCAGATGCACTATCGGCCAGCGCGCCACGACGGCCAGCCCGACGCCGAGACCGCCGCCATCATGCTGGCGCTGCGCTAG